In the Colletotrichum lupini chromosome 1, complete sequence genome, one interval contains:
- a CDS encoding metallopeptidase family M24, giving the protein MLVSTKCLEGIPLHQAQVQRHNTRRFPNKLQLIATSLLLYASISCYYFLSFQSRERTSTPYQKAQQCTIDNLHADLSFLDPAVPISTEEFLERRDRLAQALVASNVDAFVLEPGYTFQYYGNISQVDWEPWEPEERPFLMLILPHVSSSGQVNAKTAFLSPHFEEGRVRMLGIPTREDELDVVIWEEHWNPYDTLLKSHLFDGHHGKLMVDEEIRDFIVRGLDAAGFETVGLSQEVELVKQQKSPAEVELLRVVNTGTVVAVRAMRPCLMSGLTEDEVTEILNSALLSINFGLFFNIVLFEEHGALPHGGFVTGFKKLTPESMVIIDVGAHYLGYSSDICRSFFIDPPKPQSPTMMGALLNSWIRNPEGRQHLIADAELRAEKLRVWDIVLEAQSAAAAAFKPNNTAASVDIAARQVIEDAGYGYGFTHRLGHGIGIKAHESPYLNKWNKDILLKPGMTFTNEPGIYLENRFGVRHEDIYLVKASGEAELLTGRRATGPYDP; this is encoded by the exons ATGCTTGTATCAACAAAATGTTTAGAGGGTATACCTCTGCACCAGGCACAGGTGCAAAGGCATAATACCAGACGGTTCCCAAACAAACTACAGCTTATTGCGACTTCATTGCTCTTATATGCATCCATCTCATGCTACTACTTTCTGTCGTTCCAGTCGCGGGAACGTACGTCTACTCCGTACCAGAAAGCCCAGCAATGCACTATTGATAATCTGCACGCCGACTTATCTTTCCTCGACCCCGCCGTACCTATCTCTACGGAAGAATTCCTTGAACGCAGAGATCGACTGGCCCAAGCTCTGGTCGCATCAAATGTAGATGCGTTCGTCTTGGAACCTGGCTACACTTTCCA GTATTATGGCAACATATCTCAAGTTGACTGGGAACCTTGGGAGCCTGAAGAGCGGCCATTCCTCATGCTCATCCTCCCTCATGTGTCTTCTTCTGGTCAGGTGAACGCCAAGACTGCCTTCTTATCGCCTCATTTTGAAGAGGGCAGGGTACGGATGCTCGGCATACCAACAAGGGAAGACGAACTGGACGTTGTCATCTGGGAAGAGCATTGGAACCCGTACGATACGCTGCTCAAATCACATCTCTTCGATGGCCATCATGGAAAGCTCATGGTTGACGAGGAGATTCGTGACTTCATCGTCAGAGGATTGGATGCTGCCGGGTTTGAGACGGTCGGCCTCTCTCAGGAAGTTGAACTCGTGAAGCAGCAGAAAAGCCCTGCGGAGGTCGAATTGCTTCGCGTTGTCAATACTGGGACTGTTGTCGCCGTTAGAGCGATGCGGCCTTGTCTGATGTCGGGGCTTACAGAAGATGAAGTCACCGAAATTCTCAATTCTGCTCTCCTCTCCATCAACTTTGGACTGTTCTTCAATATTGTGTTATTCGAGGAGCACGGAGCGCTTCCTCATGGGGGTTTTGTCACTGGCTTCAAAAAGTTGACTCCTGAGAGCATGGTTATCATCGATGTTGGTGCCCATTATCTGGGCTACAGTTCGGATATTTGTCGCAGCTTCTTCATCGATCCACCAAAGCCACAGTCACCTACTATGATGGGTGCCCTACTGAATTCATGGATCCGAAACCCGGAGGGACGACAACATCTCATTGCGGACGCTGAGCTGCGTGCGGAGAAGCTCAGGGTCTGGGACATTGTATTGGAGGCACAAtcagctgccgccgccgctttcAAGCCGAATAACACAGCAGCAAGTGTGGATATTGCAGCTCGCCAAGTCATTGAAGATGCTGGCTATGGATACGGTTTCACCCATCGTTTGGGTCACGGTATCGGTATTAAAG CTCACGAGTCGCCGTACTTGAACAAGTGGAACAAAGATATCTTGCTTAAGCCCGGTATGACATTCACGAACGAGCCTGGAATCTATTTGGAAAACAGATTTGGCGTCAGACACGAAGACATCTACTTAGTCAAAGCATCGGGCGAGGCAGAGTTACTCACTGGTCGTAGGGCGACTGGACCATACGATCCATGA
- a CDS encoding 2OG-Fe(II)oxygenase superfamily protein, translating into MIGLLSTATFTLAATLVVPVLSQDQKPTSGYVCTHPPYKVHMISKSPLVVYIADFITAAERSHLLDMASGTFTHSGVIDASGGKTTHDVRTSQSTSLWRDDVVRCIEERAIAFQGYGMPKSHVEPLQLVKYGKGQQYHFHTDWFTDPAHARAHLGGNRLSSFFGYVSAVNVTGGGTNFPLLDAPFDERWCSFIDCDEPWERGVTFRPLEGNFVYWENLHVDGSGDQRNLHAGLPVTDGQKVGMNIWTRQAPLSKDIRGD; encoded by the exons ATGATTGGTCTTCTCTCGACCGCAACCTTTACCCTCGCGGCGACATTGGTCGTCCCCGTGTTATCTCAGGATCAGAAACCCACGTCGGGATACGTATGCACACACCCGCCATACAAGGTCCACATGatctctaaatcccctcttgtGGTTTATATCGCCGACTTCATCACGGCCGCAGAGCGGTCACATCTGCTGGATATGGC GAGCGGCACGTTTACCCATTCTGGAGTTATTGATGCTTCTGGAGGCAAAACCACGCACGACGTACGGACATCTCAGAGTACCAGCCTGTGGCGGGATGATGTTGTTCGCTGCATCGAAGAGCGCGCAATAGCGTTCCAAGGGTATGGTATGCCTAAGAGTCACGTAGAACCACTGCAGCTGGTCAAGTATGGAAAGGGACAGCAGTACCATTTTCATACAGACTGGTTCACAGATCCTGCACACGCCAGAGCTCATCTAGGCGGCAATCGGCTGTCTTCTTTCTTCGGTTATGTGTCAGCGGTTAACGTTACCGGAGGTGGAACCAACTTCCCGCTCTTAGACGCCCCTTTTGACGAACGATGGTGCTCTTTCATTGACTGCGACGAGCCTTGGGAGAGAGGCGTGACATTTCGGCCGTTGGAGGGAAATTTCGTGTATTGGGAAAACCTCCACGTCGATGGTTCTGGAGATCAACGTAATTTACATGCTGGATTGCCGGTCACAGATGGACAGAAGGTTGGGATGAACATCTGGACGAGACAAGCACCGCTGAGCAAAGACATTCGAGGAGATTAG